One part of the Granulicella arctica genome encodes these proteins:
- the gcvPA gene encoding aminomethyl-transferring glycine dehydrogenase subunit GcvPA: MRYLPKSPADREEMLAEIGVKSIDELFSTIPAEYQLKRDLNIPRQHGESEIIDRFRAYAENNATGYASFLGAGVYRHYKPVIIDSLVQRGEFLTSYTPYQPEISQGTLQAMFEFQTMICELTGMEIANASMYDGSTGAAEAIMMAVRVTGRDGAVIARTVHPEYREVITTYAQHQEIPVTEVSYAANGRVDLAALDAAITQDTACVLIQSPNFFGTIEDVTTIAEIAHAKGALLIVSIAEAVSLGIVKPPVEADIVSLEAQSYGVAVGYGGPYCGVIACKEKFLRQMPGRLIGEAKDVNGKRGYVLTLSTREQHIRREKATSNICTNQALVALMTTIFLTIYGKEGMKELAEHNLAKAHYAQQTIAKAAGAKVLFDGAPRFHEFVLELPKNAEETNASLLGHKIIGGLPLAKWYPELGPNASLWCATELTTKIQIDAAAKGLAS; this comes from the coding sequence ATGCGCTATCTGCCGAAGTCCCCTGCCGACCGCGAGGAGATGCTCGCGGAGATCGGCGTTAAGTCGATCGACGAACTGTTCTCCACCATCCCGGCTGAGTACCAGCTCAAGCGCGATCTCAACATCCCGCGCCAGCACGGCGAGTCGGAGATCATCGACCGCTTTCGCGCCTACGCGGAGAACAATGCGACCGGCTACGCCAGCTTTCTCGGCGCGGGCGTCTATCGCCACTACAAGCCGGTTATCATCGACTCGCTCGTGCAGCGCGGCGAGTTCCTGACCAGCTACACACCCTACCAGCCGGAGATCTCGCAGGGCACGCTCCAGGCGATGTTCGAGTTCCAGACCATGATCTGCGAGCTGACCGGCATGGAGATCGCGAACGCGTCCATGTACGACGGCTCCACCGGCGCAGCAGAAGCGATCATGATGGCGGTGCGTGTCACCGGGCGCGACGGCGCGGTCATCGCGCGAACCGTACATCCCGAGTATCGCGAGGTCATCACCACCTACGCGCAGCATCAGGAGATTCCGGTCACCGAGGTAAGCTACGCAGCCAATGGGCGGGTCGATCTGGCCGCTCTGGACGCGGCAATCACACAGGATACGGCATGCGTACTGATCCAGTCGCCGAACTTCTTCGGAACGATTGAAGACGTCACCACCATCGCCGAGATCGCTCATGCGAAGGGCGCGCTGCTGATCGTATCGATCGCAGAAGCTGTCTCGCTCGGCATCGTAAAGCCGCCCGTCGAAGCCGATATCGTCTCGCTCGAGGCGCAGTCATACGGCGTCGCCGTCGGCTACGGCGGCCCCTACTGCGGCGTCATCGCGTGCAAGGAAAAGTTCCTACGGCAGATGCCCGGACGCCTCATCGGTGAGGCCAAGGACGTGAACGGCAAGCGCGGCTACGTGCTGACGCTCTCGACCCGCGAGCAGCACATCCGCCGCGAGAAGGCGACCTCGAACATCTGCACCAATCAGGCACTCGTCGCGCTGATGACGACGATCTTCCTCACCATCTACGGCAAGGAAGGCATGAAGGAGTTGGCCGAGCACAACCTCGCCAAAGCTCACTACGCCCAGCAGACGATAGCGAAGGCCGCTGGCGCGAAGGTACTCTTCGACGGCGCGCCACGCTTCCACGAGTTCGTGCTTGAGCTGCCGAAGAACGCGGAGGAGACGAACGCCTCCCTGCTCGGCCACAAGATCATCGGCGGCCTGCCGCTGGCGAAGTGGTATCCCGAGCTGGGACCGAACGCTTCGCTCTGGTGCGCCACTGAGCTGACGACGAAGATTCAGATCGACGCGGCGGCAAAGGGGCTCGCAAGCTAG
- the gcvH gene encoding glycine cleavage system protein GcvH translates to MSYPTGYRYTKEHEWIDATGTTGSIGITDYAQSSLGDIVFVELPKVGDTLEAGEAFGSVESVKAVSELFSPVAGTVTEINEALNDAPETLNSDANTTWILKLTISDTTQLDSLLSAAEYETFISEETGH, encoded by the coding sequence ATGTCCTACCCCACAGGGTATCGCTACACCAAGGAACACGAGTGGATTGACGCAACCGGGACGACCGGTTCCATCGGTATCACCGACTACGCACAAAGCTCGCTGGGCGACATCGTCTTCGTCGAGCTGCCCAAGGTGGGCGACACGCTCGAAGCCGGAGAGGCCTTCGGTTCGGTTGAGTCGGTAAAGGCCGTCTCCGAACTGTTTTCGCCTGTCGCAGGGACAGTGACCGAGATCAATGAAGCTCTGAACGATGCGCCCGAGACCCTCAACTCCGACGCCAACACGACATGGATTCTGAAGCTCACCATCAGTGATACGACGCAGCTCGACTCGCTGCTGTCGGCAGCCGAATACGAAACCTTTATCAGCGAAGAAACCGGACACTAA
- the gcvT gene encoding glycine cleavage system aminomethyltransferase GcvT — protein sequence MAETVAPLRKTALNAVHRAAKAKMVDFGGWDMPVEYSGLIAEHTAVRTAVGLFDVSHMGDIQLRGPGSLAAVNELCMNDASKLAIGQAHYSAMLYPNGTFVDDVIVHKLSDNDYLIVINAGTREKDIQWVRKTIGHMPSVHINDFSDHYTQLAIQGPRAMETLQKLTSTDLSTIKNYWFTWGKVCGLYNVMIARTGYTGEDGFEIYIPSDEPTSGRVWDEVLAAGAEFGIIPCGLGSRNTLRLESAMALYGHEISDTINVLEAGLGRYAKLDKPSFTGRDALLEVQNAGGPQRKLVGLEMIERGIGRDGYPVFTLEGEKIGEITSGSPAPFLKKNIAMAYVPVVCTALDTELAVEIRGQKVKAKVVALPFYKRPKKSASL from the coding sequence ATGGCTGAAACAGTAGCTCCGCTTCGTAAAACCGCCCTGAACGCTGTGCACCGCGCAGCCAAGGCAAAGATGGTCGACTTCGGCGGCTGGGACATGCCGGTCGAGTACTCCGGCCTGATCGCCGAGCATACGGCCGTGCGCACTGCCGTCGGGCTCTTCGACGTGTCGCATATGGGCGATATTCAGCTCCGCGGACCGGGCTCGCTGGCGGCGGTCAATGAACTTTGCATGAACGACGCGTCGAAGCTGGCCATCGGGCAGGCACACTACTCCGCGATGCTCTACCCGAACGGGACATTCGTCGACGATGTCATCGTCCACAAGCTCTCCGACAACGACTATCTGATCGTCATCAACGCAGGCACCCGCGAGAAGGACATCCAGTGGGTCCGCAAGACTATCGGCCACATGCCGAGTGTCCACATCAACGACTTCAGCGACCACTACACGCAGCTTGCCATCCAGGGACCGCGCGCGATGGAGACGCTCCAGAAGCTGACCTCGACCGACCTGAGCACGATCAAGAACTACTGGTTCACCTGGGGCAAGGTCTGCGGGCTCTACAACGTCATGATCGCTCGTACCGGCTATACCGGCGAGGACGGCTTCGAGATCTACATTCCCTCCGATGAGCCCACCAGTGGCCGCGTCTGGGACGAGGTACTGGCGGCAGGCGCAGAGTTCGGCATCATCCCCTGCGGTCTCGGCTCGCGCAACACGCTGCGACTTGAATCCGCAATGGCGCTCTACGGCCACGAGATCTCGGACACGATCAACGTGCTCGAAGCCGGGCTGGGACGCTACGCGAAGCTGGATAAGCCCTCCTTCACCGGACGCGATGCCCTGCTCGAGGTGCAAAACGCCGGTGGACCGCAGCGCAAGCTGGTCGGCCTCGAGATGATCGAGCGCGGCATCGGACGCGATGGTTATCCCGTCTTCACGCTCGAGGGGGAGAAGATCGGCGAGATCACCAGCGGCTCACCAGCCCCGTTCCTGAAGAAAAACATCGCCATGGCGTACGTCCCGGTCGTGTGCACAGCGCTCGACACGGAGCTGGCGGTTGAGATTCGCGGCCAGAAGGTGAAAGCAAAGGTCGTTGCGCTGCCCTTTTACAAAAGGCCGAAGAAATCCGCATCGCTGTAG
- a CDS encoding acyl-CoA mutase large subunit family protein, which produces MPDSPKPPKSQTTSSGIPIDLVYGPKDAADVPGEYPYTRGIQPTMYRGRMWTMRQYAGMGDAEESNRRYKFLLANGTKGLSVAFDLPTQIGYDSDAPLALGEVGKVGVAIDSIEDMQRLFDGIALDTITTSMTINATASILLALYVAVAKRTGANVKKLGGTIQNDILKEYIARGTYIYPVPQAMRLVTDIFAWAAEEVPEWNTISISGYHMREAGCTAVQEVAFTLADGMTYVQAALDAGLDVDAFAPRLSFFFNAHNNLLEEVAKFRAARRMWAKIMREHFSAKNPKSWMLRFHTQTAGSTLTAQQPENNIVRTTLQALAAVLGGTQSLHTNGFDEALALPTEQAARIALRSQQILAHESGVAQTVDPLAGSYYVESLTDEIEQRANDYLATIAGFDRNGRYGMLRAIEQGYVQREIQNAAYAYQCAVDGGEAIVVGMNAFASEQEAAVPIQRIDEALEGRQVERVQALRLRRNAATRAAALRAVEEAARSGANLMPHILHAVESNATVGEVANTLRSVFGEYRETVVV; this is translated from the coding sequence CGAGTACCCGTACACGCGCGGCATCCAGCCGACCATGTATCGCGGCAGGATGTGGACGATGCGCCAGTACGCAGGCATGGGCGACGCCGAGGAGTCCAACCGGCGCTATAAATTTCTGCTCGCAAACGGGACCAAGGGGCTCTCTGTAGCCTTCGACCTGCCGACACAGATCGGCTACGACTCAGACGCGCCGCTGGCGCTGGGCGAGGTCGGCAAGGTCGGCGTGGCTATCGATTCAATCGAGGACATGCAGCGGCTCTTCGACGGCATCGCGCTCGATACGATCACGACCTCGATGACGATCAACGCGACAGCGTCGATCCTGCTTGCCCTCTACGTCGCAGTGGCAAAGCGGACCGGCGCGAACGTGAAGAAACTCGGCGGAACGATCCAGAACGACATCCTGAAGGAGTACATCGCACGCGGCACCTACATTTATCCGGTCCCCCAGGCGATGCGGCTGGTGACGGATATCTTCGCCTGGGCAGCGGAGGAGGTGCCCGAGTGGAACACGATCTCGATCTCCGGCTACCACATGCGCGAGGCAGGTTGTACAGCCGTACAAGAGGTCGCCTTCACCCTCGCCGACGGGATGACCTACGTACAGGCCGCGCTCGATGCTGGGCTCGACGTAGACGCCTTCGCACCCCGGCTGAGCTTCTTCTTCAACGCGCATAACAATCTGCTGGAGGAGGTCGCGAAGTTTCGCGCGGCACGGCGGATGTGGGCGAAGATCATGCGGGAGCACTTCAGCGCAAAGAACCCGAAGAGCTGGATGCTGCGCTTCCACACCCAGACAGCGGGTTCCACGCTGACGGCACAGCAGCCGGAGAACAACATCGTCCGCACGACGCTGCAGGCGCTGGCAGCGGTGCTGGGCGGGACGCAATCACTGCACACCAATGGCTTCGATGAGGCGCTGGCGCTACCGACGGAGCAGGCAGCTCGCATCGCACTGAGGTCGCAGCAGATCCTCGCCCATGAAAGCGGCGTCGCCCAGACGGTCGATCCGCTGGCCGGAAGCTACTACGTCGAGTCGCTCACGGACGAGATCGAGCAGCGAGCCAACGACTATCTCGCAACAATAGCCGGGTTCGACCGCAACGGGCGCTACGGGATGCTGCGCGCCATCGAACAGGGGTATGTGCAGCGGGAGATCCAGAACGCGGCCTATGCTTATCAGTGCGCCGTGGACGGCGGCGAAGCCATTGTCGTCGGGATGAATGCGTTCGCCAGCGAGCAGGAGGCAGCAGTGCCGATCCAGCGGATCGACGAGGCACTCGAAGGACGGCAGGTGGAGCGAGTGCAGGCGCTGCGGCTAAGGCGAAACGCAGCCACCCGTGCGGCGGCTCTCCGCGCAGTCGAGGAGGCAGCCCGCAGCGGTGCAAATCTTATGCCGCATATTCTCCATGCCGTTGAAAGCAACGCCACGGTAGGCGAGGTGGCGAATACGTTGCGGTCCGTCTTTGGGGAGTATCGTGAGACCGTCGTGGTCTAG